Proteins found in one Oribacterium sp. oral taxon 102 genomic segment:
- a CDS encoding LacI family DNA-binding transcriptional regulator has translation MEKEKEKKLTIRDIAALAGVSKTTVSFYLNGKTEKMSAETGARLHDIIEKYHYTPNVAARMVNRKQSLLIGVIIGDITNSFSNQIVKGIEDTAREQGYQILIGNSSYRPEDETGHVERMLRLGVDGFIIQPSSQFQHLREHIRNAGKPLVYFDSKLYASDSCWVKTDNYEATCRAIETCIARGYRSFLMIGAKPSLLSTRIERSAGFLDTVNAHRLPCSAMEIAENGLDLGEIHRTVQTALRRVPPLLVYVPNCWALPSVFTALQPLRSEMPKQLGLIGFDNTEWTQFSDPRITTIVQPAYAEGRSACRILLSELSAPTNRPVQETLECTVNWEGSTL, from the coding sequence TTGGAAAAGGAAAAAGAGAAAAAGCTGACGATCAGGGATATCGCGGCGCTCGCCGGGGTCTCGAAAACCACGGTTTCCTTCTATTTGAACGGGAAGACGGAAAAAATGTCCGCAGAAACCGGAGCGCGGCTTCACGATATTATCGAGAAATACCATTACACGCCGAATGTCGCCGCACGCATGGTGAACCGGAAGCAGTCGCTCCTGATCGGCGTCATCATCGGCGATATCACAAACAGCTTCTCCAATCAAATCGTCAAGGGTATCGAGGATACCGCACGGGAGCAGGGCTATCAGATCCTGATCGGCAACAGCAGCTATCGCCCGGAGGACGAAACAGGTCATGTAGAACGAATGCTCCGCCTCGGGGTAGACGGCTTCATCATTCAGCCGAGTTCCCAGTTTCAGCACCTTCGTGAGCATATCCGGAATGCCGGAAAGCCGCTGGTTTACTTCGACAGCAAGCTCTATGCGTCAGATTCCTGCTGGGTGAAGACGGACAACTATGAAGCGACCTGCCGCGCAATCGAGACCTGCATTGCCCGCGGCTACCGCAGCTTCCTGATGATCGGCGCGAAGCCGAGCCTGCTCAGCACCCGGATCGAGCGTTCCGCCGGCTTTCTGGACACGGTGAATGCCCACAGACTTCCCTGCTCTGCCATGGAAATCGCAGAGAACGGTTTGGATCTCGGAGAAATTCACCGCACGGTACAGACCGCGCTCCGCCGCGTCCCGCCGCTTTTGGTCTACGTCCCCAACTGCTGGGCTCTGCCCTCCGTCTTCACCGCCCTGCAGCCGCTCCGCTCGGAAATGCCGAAGCAGCTTGGTCTCATCGGCTTCGACAATACCGAGTGGACACAGTTTTCCGACCCGCGCATCACCACCATCGTACAGCCCGCCTACGCAGAGGGTCGGAGTGCCTGCCGCATCCTGCTATCGGAGCTCTCTGCACCGACAAACCGCCCCGTACAGGAGACATTGGAGTGTACGGTAAACTGGGAAGGCTCCACGCTTTGA
- a CDS encoding DMT family transporter has protein sequence MNARYRIPGMLLTMLGGICWGFSGSVGQYLFTVEQMDSRWLVPIRLGAAGILMLLLYTWKFGRAVLEPWRDRAEIRELLVYGLLGISGCQFTYFLTIQLSTAAIATILQDLAPVWILLYSCLAVKRLPRLSELFSICLALLGVALIASHGELRNLAASSSALLTGVICAFCVLIYNVVPGRLMRKYPVFLLQGWAFLLGGIVLALLFRPWSYHYVPSLCGLLGIAFVVLIGNVAAFTAYMTGVKMIGPEKAVLYGFSEPISAAVIGTLCFRNPFTSADVLGFLCVFLMLALISTKKEA, from the coding sequence ATGAATGCAAGATACAGGATTCCCGGGATGCTGCTGACGATGCTGGGAGGCATCTGCTGGGGCTTTTCCGGATCGGTGGGGCAATATCTCTTTACTGTGGAGCAGATGGACAGCCGCTGGCTGGTTCCGATCCGGCTGGGCGCGGCAGGTATTCTCATGTTGCTGCTTTATACATGGAAATTCGGGAGGGCAGTGCTGGAGCCGTGGAGAGACAGGGCGGAGATCCGGGAGCTTCTGGTCTACGGACTGCTCGGTATCAGCGGCTGTCAGTTCACCTATTTCCTGACGATACAGCTCTCCACTGCCGCGATTGCGACGATCCTGCAGGATCTCGCGCCGGTCTGGATTCTGCTCTACAGCTGCCTTGCCGTGAAACGTCTGCCTCGTCTCTCGGAGCTTTTCAGCATCTGCCTCGCGCTGTTGGGTGTCGCATTGATTGCGAGCCACGGGGAGCTTCGGAATCTGGCAGCCTCCTCTTCGGCGCTCCTTACGGGGGTGATCTGTGCGTTCTGCGTTCTAATCTATAATGTAGTGCCGGGAAGGCTTATGCGGAAGTACCCGGTTTTTCTCTTGCAGGGCTGGGCATTTCTGCTGGGCGGTATCGTGCTGGCGCTTCTTTTCCGCCCATGGAGCTACCATTATGTGCCGAGCCTCTGCGGACTGCTCGGGATCGCCTTCGTGGTGCTGATCGGCAATGTTGCTGCGTTCACGGCGTATATGACGGGGGTGAAGATGATCGGGCCGGAAAAGGCGGTGCTCTATGGTTTTTCGGAGCCGATCAGCGCGGCGGTCATCGGGACGCTGTGCTTCCGAAATCCCTTTACGTCGGCGGATGTACTGGGCTTCCTCTGCGTGTTTTTGATGCTGGCATTGATTTCGACAAAAAAAGAGGCTTAG
- a CDS encoding gluconate 5-dehydrogenase — MKSFSLEGKIALVTGASYGIGFGIASAYAAAGAVICFNDISREKVDLGIAAYREAGIEAHGYVCNVCDESQVQDMVSRIEAEVGSIDILVNNAGIIKRIPMTEMSAEDFRQVIDVDLNAPFIVSKAVIPSMIQKGHGKIINICSMMSELGRETVSAYAAAKGGLKMLTKNICSEYGQHNIQCNGIGPGYIATPQTAPLREKQADGSRHPFDQFICAKTPANRWGTPEDLQGPAVFLASDASDFVNGHILYVDGGILAYIGKQPQ, encoded by the coding sequence ATGAAGAGCTTTTCTCTGGAGGGAAAGATCGCACTGGTGACCGGTGCTTCCTACGGAATCGGCTTCGGCATTGCCAGCGCCTATGCGGCGGCTGGTGCAGTGATCTGCTTCAATGACATCAGCCGGGAGAAGGTGGATCTCGGTATTGCGGCGTACCGGGAGGCAGGGATCGAGGCGCACGGCTATGTTTGCAATGTCTGCGACGAATCGCAGGTGCAGGACATGGTTTCGAGAATCGAGGCAGAGGTCGGCAGCATTGACATTCTCGTAAACAATGCCGGCATTATCAAGCGGATTCCGATGACGGAAATGAGCGCGGAGGATTTCCGCCAGGTCATCGATGTGGATCTCAACGCGCCGTTTATTGTTTCCAAGGCAGTGATTCCTTCTATGATTCAAAAGGGACATGGCAAGATCATCAATATCTGTTCCATGATGTCCGAGCTCGGGCGGGAGACCGTCTCCGCCTATGCAGCGGCGAAGGGCGGACTGAAGATGCTGACGAAGAATATCTGTTCCGAGTATGGGCAGCACAATATCCAGTGCAACGGCATCGGACCGGGCTACATCGCGACGCCGCAGACCGCGCCGCTTCGGGAGAAGCAGGCAGACGGCAGTCGTCATCCCTTCGACCAGTTCATCTGTGCGAAGACGCCGGCGAACCGCTGGGGCACTCCGGAGGATCTGCAGGGGCCTGCCGTATTCCTTGCATCGGACGCATCGGATTTCGTGAATGGACATATCCTCTATGTAGACGGCGGAATCCTCGCCTATATCGGCAAGCAGCCGCAGTAA
- a CDS encoding iron-containing alcohol dehydrogenase, protein MARFTLPRDLYHGKGSLSALKELKGKKAMICVGGGSMKRFGFLDRAEQYLREAGMEVELFEGIESDPSVETVMRGAEAMKRFEPDWIVAIGGGSPIDAAKAMWIKYEYPDCTFEDMCKVFGIPELRKKAHFCAVSSTSGTATEVTAFSIITDYAQGTKYPIADFEITPDVAIVDPELAETMPRKLVAQTGMDAMTHAIEAYVSTANNDFTDPLAIHAIEMIQQYLVRSYNEDMTARDAMHNAQCLAGMAFSNALLGIVHSMAHKTGAVFADCGAHIVHGSANAMYLPKVIAFNAKDETAKKRYGVIADYMHLGGETDDEKVQLLIKELRRMNDELNIPHCIRHYGKDALPTETGFVPEEVFLERLPGIAERAIADACTGSNPRIPTQEEMEKLLKACYYDTDVDF, encoded by the coding sequence ATGGCTAGGTTTACATTACCGAGAGATCTGTATCATGGGAAGGGATCCCTTTCCGCATTGAAGGAGCTGAAGGGAAAAAAGGCGATGATCTGTGTCGGCGGCGGCTCGATGAAGCGCTTCGGTTTCCTGGATAGAGCGGAGCAGTATCTGCGTGAGGCCGGTATGGAGGTCGAGCTCTTCGAGGGCATCGAGTCTGATCCGTCCGTTGAGACCGTGATGCGCGGTGCAGAGGCGATGAAGAGGTTTGAGCCGGACTGGATCGTAGCGATCGGCGGCGGTTCCCCGATCGACGCAGCAAAGGCGATGTGGATCAAGTATGAGTATCCGGACTGCACCTTTGAGGATATGTGCAAGGTGTTCGGGATTCCGGAGCTTCGGAAGAAGGCACATTTCTGTGCGGTCTCCTCTACCTCCGGCACGGCTACCGAGGTGACGGCATTCTCCATTATCACTGACTATGCGCAGGGGACAAAGTACCCGATCGCTGATTTCGAGATCACGCCGGATGTCGCGATCGTAGATCCGGAGCTTGCAGAGACGATGCCGAGGAAGCTTGTGGCGCAGACCGGTATGGATGCGATGACGCATGCAATCGAGGCGTATGTATCCACGGCGAATAACGACTTCACGGATCCGCTGGCGATCCATGCGATTGAGATGATTCAGCAGTATCTGGTTCGTTCCTATAATGAGGATATGACGGCGCGGGATGCCATGCACAATGCACAGTGCCTTGCAGGCATGGCATTTTCCAATGCACTTCTCGGCATCGTGCATTCCATGGCGCATAAGACCGGTGCGGTTTTTGCAGATTGCGGCGCACATATCGTACATGGCTCGGCAAACGCGATGTACCTCCCGAAGGTAATCGCCTTCAATGCGAAGGACGAGACCGCGAAGAAGAGATACGGCGTGATCGCCGACTATATGCACCTAGGCGGGGAGACGGACGACGAGAAGGTACAGCTTCTGATCAAGGAGCTTCGTCGTATGAACGACGAGCTGAATATTCCGCACTGCATCCGGCACTACGGTAAGGATGCACTGCCGACAGAGACCGGCTTTGTTCCGGAGGAGGTATTCCTGGAGAGACTTCCGGGTATCGCGGAGAGGGCGATCGCGGATGCCTGCACCGGTTCCAACCCGCGGATCCCGACGCAGGAGGAGATGGAGAAGCTGCTGAAGGCATGCTACTATGATACGGATGTGGATTTCTGA
- the nudC gene encoding NAD(+) diphosphatase, with translation MIQDIHPHRLDNRYRPREKPTEESRILSFTKEGVVVRVLEGAEIRFPEEQLLRGDQSALMLRDAREIQLPKRAELPALPEEAFRYLFSVDGRGYFLYDRELNLAGRGYRCIPVKELRREGFGPKSEIFAVVTGLQLFNWYRRNRYCGCCGTETLPDELERAIRCPACGNLIYPRIVPAVIVGVIHEDKLLLTKYARGFRPYALVAGFTEIGETLEQTVEREVMEEAGLRVKNIRYYKSQPWGIVDDILMGYFCEVDGSPEIRMDRLELSVAEWKTREEIELQPDDFSLTNEMMLRFKRGEI, from the coding sequence ATGATACAGGACATTCATCCGCATCGTCTGGACAACCGATACCGTCCGAGAGAGAAGCCGACAGAGGAGAGCCGCATCCTCTCTTTCACGAAGGAGGGGGTAGTGGTTCGTGTTCTCGAGGGGGCGGAGATCCGCTTTCCGGAGGAGCAGCTTCTGCGCGGGGATCAGTCCGCACTGATGCTCCGGGATGCACGGGAGATCCAGCTCCCGAAGAGAGCGGAGCTTCCGGCGCTGCCGGAGGAGGCATTTCGCTATCTGTTCTCGGTGGATGGGCGGGGATATTTTTTATATGACAGGGAGCTGAATCTGGCGGGGCGCGGATATCGCTGCATTCCGGTGAAGGAGCTTCGGCGGGAGGGCTTCGGCCCGAAGTCCGAGATCTTCGCGGTGGTGACAGGCCTGCAGCTCTTTAACTGGTACCGAAGGAACCGTTACTGTGGCTGCTGCGGCACGGAAACGCTTCCTGATGAGCTGGAGCGGGCAATCCGCTGTCCGGCCTGCGGGAATCTGATCTATCCGCGGATCGTACCGGCGGTGATCGTCGGCGTCATCCATGAGGACAAACTGCTGCTGACGAAGTATGCGAGAGGGTTCCGACCGTATGCGCTGGTCGCGGGCTTTACGGAGATCGGGGAGACGCTGGAGCAGACGGTGGAAAGAGAGGTCATGGAGGAGGCAGGACTCCGTGTGAAGAACATCCGCTACTACAAGTCCCAGCCCTGGGGGATCGTGGACGACATTCTCATGGGCTATTTCTGTGAGGTTGATGGCAGCCCCGAGATCCGCATGGATCGCCTCGAGCTGAGCGTTGCGGAATGGAAGACGCGGGAGGAGATCGAGCTTCAGCCCGACGACTTCTCCCTCACCAATGAGATGATGCTGCGATTTAAGAGAGGGGAGATATAA
- a CDS encoding manganese efflux pump MntP has translation MDFGFILNSAVLGIGLAMDAFSVSMANGLHEPSMRPEKELGVSGTYAVFQFLMPLLGWFCVHNAACRFAVIRPLIPWTSLLLLLYIGGTLLTEGLRRKAETDAPDCRLSLRFLLLQGIATSIDALSVGFTIASYHTAMALLASFIIAAVTWLLCFSGIRLGKRCSLLLADRAGIFGGLLLIGIGVKIFLRG, from the coding sequence ATGGATTTCGGTTTTATTCTGAACAGCGCGGTGCTGGGCATCGGACTCGCCATGGATGCCTTTTCGGTTTCTATGGCAAACGGGCTCCACGAGCCCTCCATGCGCCCGGAGAAGGAGCTCGGCGTCTCCGGAACCTATGCCGTCTTTCAGTTCCTCATGCCGCTGCTCGGCTGGTTCTGTGTCCACAACGCCGCATGCCGCTTCGCCGTCATTCGGCCGCTCATCCCTTGGACTTCCCTTCTCCTGCTGCTCTACATCGGCGGCACACTGCTCACGGAGGGACTCCGGAGGAAGGCGGAAACCGACGCCCCCGACTGCAGGCTGAGCCTGCGCTTCCTGCTCCTGCAGGGGATCGCAACCTCCATCGACGCGCTGTCCGTCGGCTTCACGATTGCCTCCTACCATACCGCGATGGCGCTGCTCGCCTCTTTCATCATCGCCGCCGTTACCTGGCTGCTCTGCTTCTCCGGCATTCGCCTCGGGAAACGCTGCAGCCTGCTGCTTGCCGACCGCGCAGGTATTTTCGGCGGTCTCCTGCTCATCGGCATCGGCGTGAAGATCTTCCTGCGGGGCTGA
- a CDS encoding MATE family efflux transporter → MWQQKKANRRMSGGAMNSGKWKEDELIQQMLRIAVPIALQFFMLACVSATDAVMLGFVDQTALSSVSLAGQIQFVLNLFVSGIAIGCGIMIAQYWGKNDPKSIEQLMPVALYANVLFGGVFTLLALLLPEQLMRIFAKDAALISGGAAYLRAVALSYLFCGISQVYLTLLKNTERVLLSSKISSVAVVLNILLNAILIFGFLGFPAMGITGAAIATVFARAVELIWAYLAVKQERTGI, encoded by the coding sequence ATGTGGCAGCAGAAAAAGGCGAACCGGAGAATGAGCGGGGGAGCGATGAATTCGGGGAAATGGAAAGAGGATGAGCTGATACAGCAGATGCTGAGGATTGCAGTGCCGATCGCGCTGCAATTTTTTATGCTGGCATGCGTCAGCGCTACGGACGCGGTGATGCTGGGCTTCGTGGATCAGACGGCGCTGTCGTCAGTTTCTTTGGCGGGGCAGATTCAGTTCGTGCTGAACCTCTTCGTTTCGGGAATCGCGATCGGCTGCGGCATCATGATCGCGCAGTACTGGGGCAAGAATGATCCGAAGTCCATTGAGCAGCTGATGCCGGTCGCACTCTATGCAAATGTGCTGTTCGGGGGCGTTTTCACCCTGCTCGCGCTGCTGCTTCCGGAGCAGCTGATGCGGATCTTCGCGAAGGATGCGGCGCTGATCTCCGGCGGGGCAGCCTATCTTCGCGCTGTCGCCCTTTCCTACCTCTTCTGTGGTATTTCACAGGTTTATCTCACGCTTCTGAAGAATACGGAGCGCGTGCTGCTCAGCTCGAAGATCAGCTCCGTCGCTGTCGTACTGAATATTCTTTTGAATGCGATTCTGATTTTCGGCTTTTTGGGATTTCCTGCGATGGGGATCACCGGGGCGGCGATTGCGACGGTTTTCGCGCGGGCGGTTGAGCTGATTTGGGCATATCTCGCGGTGAAGCAGGAGAGGACGGGGATATAG
- a CDS encoding MATE family efflux transporter gives MNRVLRQDFWRYTTPVLGASLVWGIAFVSYSVILGHLGSDPVAANSIASIVKSMLQCVIRGVSAGAGIIVGNLLGANELEKAERYGARITHISILIGVVTGLLLILLSPVISALAPVTETAKGYLRFMMWILGFNMMGQAVNTTVLDGIFCAGGDSKFDMKGNVGAMWCFAVPFGFLSAFVLGAPVWLVYLIISLDEIVKLPAVYLHYRKRIWVRNITR, from the coding sequence ATGAATCGGGTGCTCCGGCAGGACTTCTGGAGATATACCACGCCGGTGCTGGGAGCATCTTTGGTATGGGGAATCGCCTTTGTGTCCTATTCCGTGATCCTGGGACATCTCGGGAGTGACCCGGTCGCGGCGAACTCGATCGCGAGTATCGTGAAGAGCATGCTGCAATGCGTGATCCGCGGCGTGAGCGCCGGCGCGGGTATCATTGTGGGGAATCTGCTGGGAGCGAATGAGCTGGAGAAGGCGGAGCGCTATGGGGCGAGGATTACGCATATTTCCATTCTGATCGGTGTCGTGACGGGGCTTCTGCTGATTCTGCTCTCCCCGGTCATTTCAGCGCTTGCACCGGTCACGGAGACGGCGAAGGGCTATCTTCGCTTCATGATGTGGATTCTCGGCTTCAATATGATGGGGCAGGCGGTCAATACGACTGTGCTGGACGGGATTTTCTGCGCAGGCGGGGATTCCAAATTTGATATGAAGGGGAACGTCGGCGCGATGTGGTGCTTTGCCGTACCCTTCGGCTTTCTGTCCGCTTTCGTGCTGGGTGCGCCGGTCTGGCTGGTTTACCTCATCATCAGCCTGGATGAGATCGTGAAGCTTCCGGCAGTTTATCTGCATTACCGGAAACGGATCTGGGTACGGAATATTACGAGGTAG